One window from the genome of Gimesia aquarii encodes:
- a CDS encoding serine/threonine protein kinase → MNQSESQEDMPLAEDQQPVEVNEQGVEPSKVDSNSKTLKQSLEERSHAANLSKDGLSLPAKIPGYIIIRSLGEGSYGSVWLAQEENTGKYVAIKFYTNRRGLDWSLLNREVEKLAELYTSRHIISLQGVGWNSDPPYYMMEYLENGSLSSFLDSGPIPVSEAVRIAKTVLLALVHAHGRGILHCDLKPANVLLDANFEPRLCDFGQSRLSDEQSPSLGTLFYMAPEQADLEAIPDSRWDVYALGALLYHMLCGKAPYRTSENELSIRKLDSLEAKLEAYRELIRTSSRPAEHRKVSGVDRRLIEIVDRCLETDPKKRYPNAQAVLTNMLQREQHRARRPLIALGVIGPLLLILGLIPVAGAAVSQMENRFRENLTERALKSDSIAASLLSQNVARDLQDRQDELEELSRKTLLRSNLENEKTYSVVGDYLKDAKAIVDEKRSELELEKDTSWFLTNAEGKQIWRDPLGPTIGKNFSYRDYFHGHGKEYEKGNAPKSIQPITEPYICQVFKSEATNQWMVAIAVPIWNLQKNKVLGVLARTTHLDQLLSSYDESIRGDSENSGDRKIALIDNRDGKMLAHPRMTTNNLRKMSRDQVDRLVLKENHFNKLQSFKSVQEKDQTDPLSAMISDYHDPVEAVLSTDDQDNVWLAAFSPIGMTGWTAVVQERRSMALRPVAEMRSWLIQYGLIVLATSCLLVFTVWYFVMRVLTERRAWDWARQQSGKRTDQGSTSSSSWPNQHRE, encoded by the coding sequence ATGAATCAATCAGAATCTCAAGAGGATATGCCACTCGCTGAGGATCAACAACCTGTGGAGGTTAATGAACAGGGGGTTGAGCCAAGTAAAGTAGATTCTAACAGTAAAACTTTGAAACAATCTCTTGAAGAAAGATCACATGCTGCGAATTTAAGTAAAGATGGGCTTTCCTTACCAGCAAAAATACCAGGCTATATAATCATTCGCTCTTTGGGAGAAGGATCTTATGGGTCGGTCTGGCTTGCTCAGGAGGAAAACACGGGTAAGTATGTTGCAATTAAGTTTTATACCAATCGACGCGGTCTAGACTGGTCGCTCTTGAATCGCGAAGTAGAAAAACTTGCTGAGTTATATACATCCCGACATATCATCAGCCTTCAGGGAGTTGGTTGGAACAGTGATCCCCCGTATTACATGATGGAATACCTTGAAAATGGTTCTCTATCATCTTTTTTAGATTCTGGTCCGATTCCTGTCTCTGAAGCGGTTCGTATTGCGAAAACCGTTTTGCTTGCGCTGGTGCACGCACATGGTCGTGGCATTTTGCATTGTGATCTCAAACCAGCCAATGTTCTTCTTGATGCGAATTTTGAACCAAGATTATGTGATTTCGGGCAATCTCGTCTTTCAGATGAGCAAAGCCCCTCTCTCGGAACACTATTTTACATGGCACCCGAACAAGCCGACTTAGAGGCAATACCCGATTCTCGCTGGGATGTGTATGCTTTGGGGGCTTTGCTATATCATATGTTATGTGGAAAGGCTCCCTACCGTACCTCTGAGAATGAACTGTCAATTCGGAAGTTGGATTCACTCGAAGCAAAACTGGAAGCATATCGAGAATTAATACGAACTTCTTCTCGTCCTGCTGAGCATCGAAAGGTTTCTGGTGTCGATCGACGTTTAATTGAGATCGTCGACCGGTGTCTTGAGACCGATCCCAAAAAGCGGTATCCCAACGCACAGGCAGTGCTGACAAATATGCTGCAAAGAGAACAACATCGCGCGAGAAGGCCACTCATTGCGTTAGGCGTAATTGGCCCTTTATTATTAATACTGGGACTCATACCCGTTGCAGGTGCAGCGGTAAGTCAAATGGAAAATAGATTTCGAGAAAATCTGACAGAACGAGCTTTAAAAAGTGATTCCATTGCGGCGAGTTTATTGTCACAAAACGTAGCGCGGGATCTTCAGGACCGTCAAGACGAACTTGAAGAGCTATCTCGTAAAACATTGTTGCGTTCTAATTTGGAAAATGAAAAAACATATTCGGTGGTGGGAGATTATCTTAAGGATGCTAAAGCAATTGTTGATGAGAAACGGTCGGAGCTAGAACTTGAAAAAGATACCAGTTGGTTTCTTACGAACGCCGAAGGAAAGCAAATCTGGCGAGATCCGCTGGGACCTACCATTGGCAAGAACTTTTCCTATCGAGATTATTTTCACGGGCATGGTAAAGAGTATGAAAAAGGAAACGCTCCTAAATCAATTCAACCAATCACTGAACCGTATATTTGTCAAGTTTTCAAGAGCGAGGCGACAAATCAATGGATGGTGGCTATAGCCGTTCCGATTTGGAATTTGCAAAAAAATAAAGTGTTGGGAGTCTTAGCTAGAACTACACATCTCGACCAATTATTGTCAAGCTATGATGAAAGTATACGGGGGGATTCAGAAAATAGTGGGGATCGAAAAATCGCGTTGATAGACAATCGAGACGGAAAAATGTTAGCTCACCCGAGAATGACTACAAATAATTTGCGAAAAATGAGTCGTGACCAGGTGGACCGTTTAGTCCTCAAAGAGAATCATTTTAATAAATTACAATCATTTAAATCGGTACAGGAAAAGGATCAAACTGATCCATTATCGGCAATGATCAGTGACTATCATGATCCCGTAGAAGCAGTGCTTTCAACTGATGATCAAGATAACGTCTGGTTGGCAGCATTCTCACCAATTGGAATGACGGGTTGGACCGCAGTCGTTCAGGAGCGTCGTAGTATGGCGCTGCGTCCTGTGGCAGAAATGAGAAGTTGGTTGATCCAATATGGTTTGATTGTACTGGCAACCAGTTGTCTTTTAGTATTTACTGTCTGGTATTTTGTGATGAGAGTTTTAACTGAACGGCGTGCCTGGGATTGGGCGCGTCAACAGTCTGGGAAACGAACAGATCAGGGTTCCACTTCGTCATCCAGTTGGCCTAATCAGCATCGTGAATAA
- the gyrA gene encoding DNA gyrase subunit A: MASDNGEESNTSENIKYLDIQDEMRDSYLTYAMSVIISRALPDARDGLKPSQRRILVAMNDLNLGSNSSRVKCAKISGDTSGNYHPHGDGSIYPTLVRLGQEWVMRNVLIDKQGNFGSLAGLPPAAMRYTEARLAPVAAEMLDDINRNTVDFVPTYDQRNNEPVVLPAKFPNLLVNGSSGIAVGMATSIPPQNMGEVCDAVTLLIDNPDATVDDILQVMPGPDFPTGGVICGRYGIRKGYATGRSTITLRARTHFETEKQSDVIVVTEIPYMETRDRIREKLETLVRDDRVKGISRIVDLTDRNVPPWKVHLQIILKRDADKEVVLAQLFKFSPLQSTFSIILLALVGNRPETLSVKELLQQFIIHRIDVIRRRTEFLLAEARKRKHTVEGLMIAQIDIDEVIKTIRNSPSRAEAKISLQGMQVDGKLIERALGEEGFKEYQNEQGVHEYYSLSANQAEAIVSMQLGSLANLEREKLSDEHKELLKAISGYLYLLSDEDHIRAVIHDDMLQLKQKYADKRRTDISDEELTDVNRDDLIAEEPMVVTLSQRGYIKRTQLNTYQAQNRGGKGVKGAKTDDEDPIQHLFVASTHSYLLFITNRGRVYWQKVYDLPLQGRTAKGRALVNLLTLQEDETVSNCVAVREFDEERFLVMATRNGIIKKSPLSAYSRPQRGGIIAIKLDEEDELVEALIVSPGEDLLLATSDGMSIRFAQSDARSMGRNTRGVKGIKLSKTGHVIGMVIADPDACLLTVCENGFGKRTPFGFIPDNSDSEEESTEPIEDDITEMEGDVSESDIEEGSEDETETRSGMQYRRQKRGGKGVRDIRTSKRNGQAVDIIPVAEDDEVLMVTSSGKIQRVRGREISQVGRNTQGVRVIKLDDNDKLVSLARIPAEIVDAPENGAPANSESPTEIPEADQNPENDSKSSQ, encoded by the coding sequence TTGGCTAGCGACAACGGCGAAGAATCAAATACTTCAGAGAACATCAAATACCTAGACATTCAAGATGAGATGCGTGACAGCTATCTCACTTACGCTATGAGTGTGATTATCAGTCGCGCGCTGCCTGACGCACGCGACGGTCTGAAACCATCACAGCGTCGTATTCTTGTAGCGATGAACGATTTAAATTTGGGATCCAATTCATCTCGGGTAAAATGCGCAAAGATTTCTGGTGATACCAGTGGTAACTACCACCCACATGGTGATGGTTCTATCTACCCAACCCTTGTCCGTCTAGGACAAGAGTGGGTCATGCGAAACGTCTTGATTGATAAACAAGGAAACTTCGGCTCACTCGCAGGTTTGCCTCCTGCTGCGATGCGTTACACTGAAGCCAGGCTTGCCCCAGTTGCTGCTGAAATGCTGGACGACATTAATCGCAACACGGTCGATTTCGTGCCTACATATGACCAACGAAACAATGAACCCGTCGTGCTGCCTGCTAAATTTCCCAATCTACTGGTCAATGGATCCAGCGGAATCGCCGTCGGAATGGCGACAAGTATTCCCCCACAGAACATGGGAGAAGTCTGTGATGCCGTTACTCTATTGATTGATAATCCTGATGCGACCGTCGACGATATTCTGCAAGTCATGCCAGGTCCCGACTTCCCCACTGGTGGCGTTATTTGTGGACGTTACGGAATTCGGAAAGGTTATGCCACTGGCCGATCTACAATTACGCTTCGTGCTCGAACACATTTCGAAACGGAAAAACAATCTGACGTGATCGTTGTTACTGAAATTCCCTATATGGAAACTCGTGACCGGATCAGGGAAAAACTCGAAACGTTAGTCCGAGATGACCGAGTCAAAGGGATCTCACGGATTGTCGATTTGACAGATCGAAATGTTCCTCCCTGGAAAGTTCATCTTCAGATCATTCTCAAACGGGATGCCGACAAGGAAGTTGTGCTGGCTCAACTCTTTAAGTTTTCTCCTCTTCAAAGCACATTCAGCATTATTTTATTGGCGCTGGTAGGAAACCGTCCTGAAACACTGTCCGTCAAAGAATTACTACAACAATTTATCATACACCGGATAGACGTCATTCGGCGGCGTACCGAATTCCTGCTTGCAGAAGCCCGTAAGCGAAAGCACACCGTCGAGGGGTTAATGATAGCCCAAATTGATATCGACGAAGTGATCAAGACCATTCGAAATTCTCCCAGCAGAGCCGAAGCCAAAATCAGTCTGCAGGGGATGCAGGTTGATGGCAAACTGATTGAACGGGCTCTTGGCGAAGAAGGGTTTAAAGAATATCAAAATGAACAGGGAGTTCATGAATATTATTCTCTTTCCGCCAATCAGGCTGAAGCAATTGTGTCGATGCAACTAGGTTCTTTGGCAAATCTGGAGCGAGAAAAACTAAGTGATGAGCATAAAGAGTTGCTGAAAGCCATTTCAGGATACTTATATCTTCTCTCTGACGAAGATCACATCCGAGCGGTGATTCATGATGACATGCTCCAACTCAAGCAGAAGTACGCCGACAAACGCCGGACTGATATTTCTGATGAAGAGCTGACAGACGTCAATCGTGACGATCTGATTGCAGAAGAACCTATGGTTGTGACGCTCTCACAGCGAGGCTACATCAAACGAACTCAATTGAATACCTACCAGGCGCAAAATCGAGGCGGGAAAGGAGTCAAAGGTGCCAAAACCGATGATGAAGATCCGATTCAGCATCTGTTTGTTGCCAGTACACATTCCTATCTTTTGTTTATCACAAATCGAGGCCGTGTCTATTGGCAAAAAGTATATGATTTACCATTGCAAGGTCGCACAGCCAAGGGAAGAGCATTGGTAAACTTGCTCACTCTCCAGGAAGATGAGACAGTCTCAAATTGTGTTGCGGTACGTGAGTTTGATGAAGAACGCTTCCTGGTTATGGCAACTCGAAATGGAATTATCAAAAAATCACCACTTTCCGCTTATAGCCGTCCCCAACGTGGGGGCATCATTGCAATCAAACTCGATGAAGAAGACGAACTCGTTGAAGCACTAATTGTTTCCCCCGGAGAGGATTTGTTACTCGCCACTTCTGACGGTATGTCGATTCGATTCGCTCAATCTGATGCGCGGAGTATGGGACGCAACACTCGCGGTGTTAAAGGAATCAAGCTCTCCAAAACAGGGCACGTCATTGGAATGGTGATTGCGGACCCGGATGCTTGCCTATTAACAGTTTGTGAAAACGGCTTCGGCAAGCGGACTCCATTTGGCTTCATTCCCGATAATTCAGACTCGGAAGAGGAATCGACAGAACCGATTGAAGATGATATCACTGAAATGGAGGGAGACGTCTCTGAATCCGATATAGAAGAAGGCTCTGAGGATGAAACTGAAACTCGAAGTGGTATGCAATACCGCCGACAAAAGCGAGGAGGTAAAGGTGTCCGAGACATTCGCACCTCTAAGCGAAATGGACAAGCTGTTGACATTATTCCTGTTGCCGAAGACGATGAAGTCCTTATGGTAACCAGTAGTGGAAAAATCCAGCGAGTTCGAGGACGCGAAATAAGCCAGGTGGGTCGAAATACACAAGGGGTACGTGTCATCAAACTTGACGACAATGACAAGCTCGTTTCTTTAGCCCGAATTCCAGCAGAAATCGTCGACGCTCCTGAAAACGGTGCACCAGCCAATTCAGAATCACCAACTGAAATTCCTGAGGCTGACCAGAATCCCGAGAATGATTCTAAATCTAGCCAGTGA
- the rfbB gene encoding dTDP-glucose 4,6-dehydratase, with the protein MNQILVTGGCGFIGSNFIRYQLSEYPDISITNLDKLTYAGNLENLKEFESDSRYNFTRGDIADRDFVNSLLSSTHFDAVVNFAAESHVDRSILDSGPFIQTNIVGTQVLLDAFRRQDINRFIQVSTDEVYGSLGAEGFFTEETPIAPNSPYSASKAAADLLVRSYIKTFQIPAIITRCSNNYGPYQFPEKLIPLFISNAMEDKSVPVYGEGTNVRDWIHVLDHCRGIDAALRRGSVGEVYNFGGNSEMQNIKITKLLLGLLEKSETLIKYVTDRPGHDLRYAIDCRKAESELGWKPEIEFQSGLAATIKWYQNNQEWVNRIRSGDYLKFYDQQYGNRLDT; encoded by the coding sequence ATGAACCAAATATTAGTCACTGGCGGGTGTGGATTTATCGGATCAAATTTTATTCGATACCAACTCTCAGAGTATCCTGATATTTCAATTACAAATCTCGATAAGTTAACTTATGCCGGTAATTTAGAGAACTTGAAAGAGTTTGAGTCTGACTCTCGCTACAACTTTACAAGGGGAGATATAGCAGATCGTGATTTTGTGAACTCTCTTTTGAGCTCAACGCATTTTGATGCGGTAGTTAATTTTGCAGCAGAATCACATGTAGACCGTAGCATTCTTGATTCAGGCCCCTTTATTCAAACCAACATTGTAGGAACTCAGGTTCTGCTAGATGCATTTCGCAGACAAGACATCAATCGATTCATCCAGGTTTCTACTGATGAAGTTTATGGCAGCTTGGGAGCAGAGGGATTCTTTACTGAGGAGACTCCCATAGCCCCTAATAGCCCTTATTCTGCTTCCAAAGCTGCAGCAGATTTACTGGTTCGGAGTTATATCAAAACATTTCAAATTCCAGCGATCATCACTCGTTGCTCAAATAATTATGGCCCTTATCAATTTCCAGAAAAGCTGATTCCGCTCTTCATTTCCAACGCGATGGAAGACAAATCAGTGCCTGTATATGGGGAAGGCACAAATGTTCGTGACTGGATTCATGTACTTGACCATTGTCGTGGGATTGATGCTGCCTTAAGAAGAGGATCTGTTGGCGAAGTTTACAATTTCGGCGGAAATTCAGAGATGCAGAATATCAAAATCACGAAATTGTTACTCGGTTTACTGGAAAAGTCTGAAACTTTGATCAAATACGTCACAGACCGTCCAGGCCATGATCTACGTTACGCGATCGATTGTCGTAAAGCGGAATCAGAATTAGGCTGGAAACCAGAGATAGAATTTCAATCTGGCTTAGCAGCCACGATTAAATGGTATCAAAATAATCAGGAATGGGTTAATCGAATTCGTTCTGGTGACTATCTGAAATTTTACGATCAACAATACGGAAATCGTTTAGATACCTAG
- a CDS encoding UDP-glucose dehydrogenase family protein, which translates to MKIAVIGTGYVGLVTGTCFSESGNHVTCIDINEKKIQQLKSGIIPIYEPGLEEMVKRNIKARRLFFTTSYEESIPDAKCIFIAVGTPQGSDGSANLESLWKVAEALALHLSEEAIVVIKSTVPVGTNRKLAELLESLTGRVVDVASNPEFLKEGTAIDDFSKPDRVVVGVSRPEVSATLHELYQPFLRTEHPFLSMELESAEMTKYVANCMLATKISFINEMANLCERVGADINQVRRGIGHDQRIGFSFLFPGVGYGGSCFPKDVSALISVAQNQNMEPTILNAVDQVNVAQKKVLFKKISDYFKGDLEGKTVALWGLAFKPKTDDIREAPSLVLIDELLQAGVKLKVHDPVAMENVKAQYGNKLSYFDHHYDTLEGADALAIVTEWNEFRHADFDYVLHRLSTPVIFDGRNLYDPQKMKQKGIDYFGIGLSSVK; encoded by the coding sequence ATGAAAATTGCAGTCATTGGCACAGGATATGTAGGCTTAGTGACGGGAACATGTTTTTCTGAGAGTGGAAACCATGTTACTTGTATTGACATCAACGAAAAAAAAATTCAGCAGCTCAAATCGGGTATAATTCCGATCTATGAACCAGGGCTGGAAGAAATGGTCAAGCGTAATATCAAAGCGCGGCGTTTGTTTTTTACGACAAGTTATGAAGAATCAATCCCTGATGCAAAATGTATATTCATCGCAGTCGGAACTCCTCAAGGTTCAGATGGCTCTGCAAATCTGGAGAGTCTCTGGAAGGTGGCTGAAGCATTAGCTCTTCATTTGTCTGAAGAAGCGATCGTCGTGATTAAAAGCACGGTCCCTGTCGGTACTAATCGTAAATTAGCAGAACTACTCGAATCTTTGACGGGAAGAGTCGTTGATGTAGCTTCCAACCCTGAATTTCTAAAAGAAGGAACTGCCATTGATGATTTTTCCAAGCCTGACCGAGTGGTCGTTGGTGTTTCTCGCCCGGAAGTCTCAGCAACATTACATGAGCTCTATCAACCGTTTTTGCGCACAGAGCACCCATTCCTCTCAATGGAACTAGAAAGTGCAGAAATGACCAAATACGTCGCAAACTGTATGCTGGCGACGAAAATCAGCTTCATTAATGAGATGGCTAATCTGTGTGAGCGTGTTGGCGCAGATATCAATCAGGTACGGAGGGGAATAGGACATGACCAGAGAATTGGGTTTTCGTTTCTGTTTCCAGGTGTCGGTTATGGTGGGTCCTGTTTCCCAAAAGACGTCTCAGCTCTGATTTCGGTCGCTCAAAACCAGAATATGGAGCCAACAATACTAAATGCTGTAGATCAGGTAAATGTCGCACAGAAAAAAGTGTTGTTTAAAAAAATCAGCGATTATTTTAAAGGAGATTTGGAAGGAAAGACCGTTGCACTCTGGGGACTCGCTTTCAAACCCAAAACAGATGACATCAGAGAAGCTCCCTCTTTGGTCCTGATTGACGAATTATTGCAAGCAGGTGTTAAGCTGAAAGTACATGACCCAGTTGCTATGGAGAATGTCAAAGCTCAATATGGAAATAAACTTTCTTATTTTGATCATCATTACGATACTCTGGAGGGAGCCGATGCGTTAGCCATCGTCACTGAATGGAATGAGTTCCGACATGCTGATTTTGATTACGTCCTTCACAGGTTATCAACTCCCGTTATTTTTGATGGTCGAAATCTTTACGATCCGCAAAAAATGAAACAAAAAGGAATTGATTACTTTGGAATTGGGCTCAGTTCTGTAAAGTAA
- the prfB gene encoding peptide chain release factor 2 (programmed frameshift) has protein sequence MDHELKDKCNGIIDRIVKLRDSLDYEAKKKHASEINELMGAAGFWDNQEKAQALVNEMQQLQLLVKPLTELVTGAGDLEVLLEFIEEEGSEESIPELSATADKLSNLLDQLELQAMMSAPEDGSATYLSIQAGEGGTDSSDWAEMLLRMYLRWCERRGFKVELLDRSDAEEAGIRSATIRIEGDYAYGYLKGETGNHRLIRISPFDSAGRRHTSFAAVDVSPDMGEIAEVEINWDQDVREDTYRASGAGGQHINKTDSAIRLTHLATGVVVQCQNNRSQHKNRAEARKMLKAKLFKIEEEKRDAELAAKRGGKSKIGFGGQTVRNYVLHPEQYVKDARTGYKAGNPGPILDGDLDGFLESFLRWGMSGD, from the exons ATGGACCATGAACTCAAAGATAAATGTAATGGAATTATTGATCGCATTGTAAAACTACGAGACTCTCTT GACTATGAAGCGAAAAAGAAACACGCATCCGAGATTAACGAACTCATGGGGGCAGCCGGTTTTTGGGATAATCAGGAGAAAGCTCAAGCATTAGTAAACGAAATGCAACAACTTCAACTACTGGTCAAGCCATTGACAGAACTGGTTACTGGCGCTGGTGATCTTGAGGTCCTATTGGAATTTATTGAAGAAGAAGGTAGTGAAGAGAGTATCCCAGAACTCTCTGCCACAGCAGACAAATTATCTAATTTACTAGATCAACTTGAACTTCAAGCAATGATGTCGGCACCGGAAGATGGTTCTGCCACTTATCTCAGTATCCAAGCAGGAGAAGGGGGAACCGATTCTTCGGACTGGGCAGAGATGTTATTGCGGATGTACTTGCGTTGGTGTGAACGAAGGGGGTTCAAGGTAGAGCTACTCGATCGATCTGATGCAGAAGAAGCAGGCATTCGAAGTGCAACGATCCGTATCGAAGGGGATTACGCATATGGCTACCTGAAAGGAGAAACAGGAAACCACCGTTTAATTCGAATCAGCCCTTTTGATTCAGCAGGAAGGCGTCATACTTCTTTTGCAGCCGTTGATGTCTCTCCTGATATGGGTGAAATCGCGGAAGTTGAAATCAACTGGGACCAAGATGTCAGAGAAGACACGTATCGTGCCAGCGGAGCAGGGGGACAACATATTAATAAAACAGATTCAGCTATCCGCTTAACCCATCTGGCAACAGGCGTTGTTGTGCAATGCCAGAACAATCGGAGCCAACATAAAAATCGAGCTGAAGCACGTAAAATGTTAAAAGCGAAATTATTCAAGATCGAAGAAGAAAAGCGGGATGCTGAACTTGCTGCTAAACGGGGAGGAAAATCCAAAATCGGATTTGGAGGCCAAACTGTTCGCAATTATGTTTTACATCCGGAACAATATGTAAAGGACGCTCGAACCGGATACAAAGCTGGCAACCCTGGGCCCATTCTGGATGGTGATCTGGACGGATTTCTGGAATCATTCCTTCGGTGGGGAATGTCAGGGGACTAA
- a CDS encoding 3-keto-disaccharide hydrolase has translation MPRHTIKFVVFIALVPFILAGCLKLESPSPPAKSNAEPQAGEVPISQKSEKTTEPASDEIPETGLTAEEIEAGWIALFDGHSLFGWKANNDVNWRVEKGIIKADTGKPGLLLTTTPFADYELRFDFRLTPETNSGVFLRTIFDPKDPGKDCYELNLCDQLTEYPTGSLVGRSKIKKPVLPSVEWQSFVVRLEGPKIQASLNGKEILNFKDTSEQQRKIGFIGLQKNEGPIEFRNIYLKPLRMSTIFNGVDLAGWRVVPGSKSKFEVVDSTIHVTAEKQGYLETEETWDNFLFQATAKSNGTSLNSGYFFRAIKGSESGMANGYEVQIHNGIKDKDRTKPENAGTGAIFRRTEARRVVSNDHEWFTTTLAAYGSHIAVWVDGYQVTDWEDTRKPDENPRKGLRLKAGHISLQGHDPTTDLNFKNLKVSSLPAESS, from the coding sequence ATGCCACGGCATACGATCAAATTCGTAGTTTTCATTGCCTTAGTTCCATTTATATTGGCAGGTTGCCTGAAATTAGAATCGCCTTCTCCTCCTGCAAAATCAAACGCAGAACCACAGGCTGGCGAAGTTCCTATTTCTCAGAAATCAGAAAAAACGACTGAACCTGCCAGTGATGAGATCCCTGAAACAGGACTCACAGCTGAAGAAATTGAAGCGGGCTGGATTGCACTATTTGATGGACACAGTTTATTTGGCTGGAAAGCGAATAATGATGTTAACTGGCGAGTTGAAAAAGGGATCATTAAGGCAGATACAGGAAAACCAGGATTATTACTGACAACCACGCCTTTCGCCGACTATGAATTGAGATTCGATTTTCGATTAACCCCCGAAACAAATAGCGGTGTCTTCCTTAGAACGATATTTGATCCTAAAGATCCTGGCAAAGATTGCTACGAACTCAATCTTTGTGATCAATTAACAGAATATCCTACCGGTAGTCTGGTCGGACGTAGTAAGATTAAGAAGCCAGTACTTCCTAGTGTGGAATGGCAATCTTTTGTCGTACGTTTGGAAGGTCCAAAAATTCAAGCTTCACTTAATGGGAAAGAAATTCTTAATTTTAAAGATACTTCAGAGCAGCAGCGTAAGATCGGTTTCATCGGTCTACAAAAAAATGAAGGCCCCATTGAGTTTCGAAATATCTATTTAAAGCCACTTCGCATGTCAACAATCTTTAATGGTGTCGATCTCGCAGGCTGGCGTGTTGTTCCGGGATCGAAAAGTAAGTTTGAAGTCGTCGATAGTACCATTCACGTTACTGCCGAAAAACAAGGATATTTAGAAACAGAGGAAACCTGGGATAACTTTCTCTTTCAAGCAACCGCCAAGTCAAATGGTACATCGTTGAATAGTGGCTACTTTTTTCGAGCAATCAAAGGCTCTGAAAGTGGCATGGCAAATGGATACGAGGTTCAGATCCATAATGGAATTAAAGATAAAGACCGAACCAAACCAGAAAATGCTGGGACGGGAGCAATTTTTAGAAGAACAGAGGCCCGGCGCGTTGTCTCAAATGATCATGAGTGGTTTACCACAACTCTTGCCGCTTATGGCTCTCATATCGCCGTTTGGGTAGATGGATATCAAGTAACGGATTGGGAAGATACGAGAAAGCCAGACGAAAATCCCCGAAAGGGACTTCGCTTAAAAGCGGGACATATCAGCCTGCAAGGCCATGATCCTACCACAGACTTAAACTTTAAAAATCTTAAAGTCAGTTCACTGCCTGCGGAGTCGTCTTAA